One segment of Sphingomonas qomolangmaensis DNA contains the following:
- the hisA gene encoding 1-(5-phosphoribosyl)-5-[(5-phosphoribosylamino)methylideneamino]imidazole-4-carboxamide isomerase, whose protein sequence is MASLTIFPAIDLKAGQVVRLAEGDMDRATVYGDDPAAQARAFADAGADHLHVVDLDGAFAGGSVNGDAVRGVVTAFPGRVQLGGGIRDIAAVEGWLKLGVARVVIGTAALKDPEFVRAAAAAHPGQIVVAVDARDGMVATAGWADVSDVTVVDLARRFEDAGVAALLFTDVGRDGMLKGCNVEATVALARAVAIPVIASGGVAGIEDIAALVGHVSDGVEGVITGRALYDGRLDLSAAIAMASQPPSPPRGEGRGEGQ, encoded by the coding sequence ATGGCGTCCCTGACGATTTTCCCCGCGATCGACCTCAAGGCTGGCCAGGTCGTCCGGCTGGCCGAGGGCGATATGGACCGTGCGACGGTGTATGGCGACGATCCGGCGGCGCAGGCACGCGCCTTTGCCGATGCGGGGGCGGATCATCTGCATGTCGTCGATCTCGATGGCGCATTCGCCGGGGGTTCGGTGAATGGCGATGCGGTACGCGGCGTGGTCACTGCGTTTCCGGGGCGGGTGCAATTGGGCGGCGGCATCCGCGACATCGCGGCGGTCGAGGGCTGGCTGAAGCTTGGCGTTGCGCGGGTGGTGATCGGGACTGCGGCGCTGAAGGACCCCGAGTTCGTGCGAGCCGCGGCGGCGGCGCATCCGGGGCAGATTGTCGTCGCGGTCGATGCGCGCGACGGCATGGTCGCGACCGCGGGCTGGGCCGATGTATCCGACGTCACCGTCGTCGATCTGGCCCGGCGATTCGAAGATGCGGGGGTGGCGGCATTGCTGTTCACCGATGTCGGGCGCGACGGGATGCTGAAAGGCTGCAACGTCGAGGCGACGGTTGCACTGGCGCGCGCGGTGGCGATTCCGGTGATCGCCAGCGGCGGGGTCGCGGGGATCGAGGATATTGCGGCGCTGGTGGGGCATGTCAGCGACGGGGTCGAAGGGGTGATTACCGGACGGGCGCTGTATGATGGCAGGCTCGATCTGAGCGCGGCGATTGCAATGGCCAGCCAGCCTCCCTCTCCCCCCCGGGGAGAGGGCCGGGGAGAGGGGCAGTGA
- the hisF gene encoding imidazole glycerol phosphate synthase subunit HisF, giving the protein MTVRARVIPCLDVANGRVVKGVNFVDLRDAGDPVEQARAYDAAGADELCFLDITASHEARGTILDVVRRTAEVCFMPLTVGGGVRSAEDARALLLAGADKVAVNSAAVSRPEVVSDIAARFGSQCVVASVDARRSGDGWEVFTHGGRKATGIDAIEHAVRLAELGAGELLVTSMDRDGTRGGYDLALIRAIAQRVRVPVVASGGVGGLDDLVAGIRDGGASAVLAASIFHFGEASIADAHAALASAGIPVRRPVNALV; this is encoded by the coding sequence ATGACCGTTCGCGCGCGCGTCATTCCCTGTCTCGACGTCGCCAATGGCCGGGTCGTCAAGGGCGTCAATTTCGTCGATCTGCGCGATGCCGGCGACCCGGTCGAGCAGGCGCGTGCCTATGATGCCGCCGGCGCCGACGAACTCTGCTTCCTCGACATTACCGCCAGCCATGAGGCACGCGGCACGATCCTCGACGTGGTGCGGCGCACCGCCGAGGTGTGCTTCATGCCGCTCACCGTCGGCGGCGGGGTGCGATCGGCCGAGGATGCGCGCGCGCTGCTGCTCGCCGGCGCCGACAAGGTCGCGGTCAATTCGGCGGCGGTGTCGCGGCCCGAAGTCGTGTCCGACATCGCGGCGCGCTTCGGCAGCCAATGCGTCGTCGCTTCGGTCGATGCGCGGCGCAGCGGCGATGGGTGGGAGGTGTTCACGCATGGCGGGCGCAAGGCGACGGGGATCGACGCGATCGAGCATGCGGTTCGCCTCGCCGAGCTGGGCGCTGGCGAGTTGCTCGTCACCTCGATGGACCGCGACGGCACGCGCGGCGGCTATGACCTCGCGCTGATCCGCGCGATCGCGCAGCGGGTTCGGGTGCCGGTGGTCGCGAGCGGCGGGGTCGGCGGGCTCGACGATCTGGTCGCCGGCATCCGTGACGGCGGGGCCAGCGCGGTGCTGGCCGCCTCGATCTTCCATTTCGGCGAGGCGAGCATCGCCGACGCGCATGCGGCGCTGGCCTCCGCCGGCATTCCGGTGCGGCGGCCGGTTAACGCTTTGGTGTGA